CGCGACCCCGACGCGCACAAGTTCACCATCGCCAATGCCAGCAAGGATGTGCGCTACGCCAATGCGATGGCCGCCGATGCCGGTGTCCTCAGCCTCATGGCCTCTGCCGCGCGGCAGTATTATGCGCATGTAGAGGCGATCGGTGCCGGCGGCGATTTCGTGCCGATGCTGGGCGACCACATGGCCCGGCTGAACGGCATGGACATGGCGGAGGAGGTGAAGAAAGGGCAGGGCTGAGCGCTCTGCCCCGTGGCTTGGGTTTACTCAACCACGACCGCCTTGCCCTCCGCGATCATGCCGTCGAGGTCCAGCAGTTGATAGGCCCCGGCGGCGACTTTGGCCTCAAGGTCCGCCTCCATCTTGCGCACGGCATCCAGCTTGCCGGCGACCTCGTCGATCCGGGCGAAGGGCACGACCACCACGCCGTTGCGGTCGGCCACGATCAGGTCGCCGCTGGCCACGATCTGCCCGCCGATCACCGCGCTGCCGCCAACACGCCCCGGCCCCTTGGAATAGGGGGAGTTCGGGTTCAGCCCGGTGCACCATGCGGGCAGGCCGACCTCGACGATGCCTTCATAGTCGCGCATCGGTCCGTCGGTGACAAAGCCCGCGGCACCGGCATTCTTCATCATGCCCATGACCTGGTCGCCCGAGGCCGAACAGCCCTGATGCCCGTCGACCGCGGCGATCACGACATCGCCCGGTTGCACCATGTGCAGCGCGGCGAGCGTGGCCAGGATCTCTGCCGGGCCGTTATCGGCCACCAGCGCCGGGCCGACCGCGACACAGTCGATATCCACCCCGAAACCGATGGGCGTGATGGCGGTGTCGAGCGCCCCTTTCCCGTCCATCGCGTCGCAGACGAACCCGGTAGGCACGCCGCTGAAGGCGGCGATCTGCGCCTTGGTCGGACGGGGGAAGGATTTGTGCAGGGTCAGGATCGGCGGTTCTTCGATCATCTTGGCGTCCTTTCGGGTCAGAGGTGGGGAGTGAGATATTGAGCGAGGTACAGCGTGCCCATGCCCGCGATCAGCGCGCCGATGACGGTGCCCTTCAGCGCGGCAATCAGTGTGGCGAGCGCGGCGATCAGGCGGGCGGGGTCGGTCTCTCCCCCGGTGGCAGCGGGCCAAAGGACCATCGGCGTGACCAGCGCGGGCAAGACGCCAACGCCGACGTATTTCAGGTGGAGCAGCAACCAGTCGGGCAGCGGCCGTCCGCCCAGAAGCCCGAGGAAGGAAAACCGGATCAGGAAGGTGCCGAGGCCCAGACACACCGTCAGCGTCCAGAAGGCGGAGTCAGAGATCATCGCGCATGCCCCCGGCGGCGCAGCCAAAGCTCCACCTGCGCGCCCGCGATGATGGCGCTCAGCGCCGCCGCGATCAGGCCAAGTCCCGCGGGGAGCCCGGAAAACAGGATCGCCGCCAGTACCGACACCACCGCGGCCACCGTATGGGGCAGGCTGCGGATCAGCGGCCCGATCAGCGCGATGAAACACACCGGTGCCGCGAAATCGAGCGACATCTCTGCCGGGACCGCCCGCCCGATCACGGCGCCCGCAAAGGTGCAGGCATACCAGAACGGGCAGATCAGCATCATGACCCCGAAATAATAGGCGACCTTTTCGGGGCGGGTCATCTCTGGCCGTTCCTCATAGGTCTTCACCGCGACGGCAAAGGCCTGATCGACCATCAGGTAGGACATCAGCGCGCGCGTCCCCAACCGGGCATGGCCCAGATGCGGGACCAGCGCGGCGGAATACATCGCCATGCGCAGGTTCACCGCCAAACCGGCCAGCAACGCGATGAAGACCGGGGCGTGGTCCTTTAACAGCGCCAGTGCCGTGAACTGCGACGCGCCCGCGATCACGAGAACCGACATCGCCATGGTCTGCAGGATATCCAGCCCGGCATCGCGGGCCACCACCCCGAATAGCGTGGCGAACGGGATCACGACAAGGATGAAGGGCGCGCAGTCGCGATAGCCCAGCCAGAAGGCCGCGCGCGGCGTCACGGCAGTGTCCGCGCCCGCCAGACAAGGCGCATATAGGTCAGGCCCGCGGCCGTCGCCTCACACCGCATCTTCTGGAGGCCGATTTCCTGCGCCGGGGCGGGGCCAAGCTTGGCCAGGTCCTCCATCCGGTCGCATTGC
The genomic region above belongs to Rhodovulum sp. P5 and contains:
- a CDS encoding RraA family protein; translated protein: MIEEPPILTLHKSFPRPTKAQIAAFSGVPTGFVCDAMDGKGALDTAITPIGFGVDIDCVAVGPALVADNGPAEILATLAALHMVQPGDVVIAAVDGHQGCSASGDQVMGMMKNAGAAGFVTDGPMRDYEGIVEVGLPAWCTGLNPNSPYSKGPGRVGGSAVIGGQIVASGDLIVADRNGVVVVPFARIDEVAGKLDAVRKMEADLEAKVAAGAYQLLDLDGMIAEGKAVVVE
- a CDS encoding AzlD domain-containing protein — its product is MISDSAFWTLTVCLGLGTFLIRFSFLGLLGGRPLPDWLLLHLKYVGVGVLPALVTPMVLWPAATGGETDPARLIAALATLIAALKGTVIGALIAGMGTLYLAQYLTPHL
- a CDS encoding AzlC family ABC transporter permease yields the protein MTPRAAFWLGYRDCAPFILVVIPFATLFGVVARDAGLDILQTMAMSVLVIAGASQFTALALLKDHAPVFIALLAGLAVNLRMAMYSAALVPHLGHARLGTRALMSYLMVDQAFAVAVKTYEERPEMTRPEKVAYYFGVMMLICPFWYACTFAGAVIGRAVPAEMSLDFAAPVCFIALIGPLIRSLPHTVAAVVSVLAAILFSGLPAGLGLIAAALSAIIAGAQVELWLRRRGHAR